In Candidatus Nitrosarchaeum limnium SFB1, the following proteins share a genomic window:
- a CDS encoding mulitcopper oxidase — protein MIHLVDRTIVMVIAVVCFGVALGIVFLGIDTPLQSFGENPSVHNLPTTRTFTVIAQDTTLEIAPGVRVEAWTYNGTIPGPTLRATEGDRVIINFINNGKLPHTMHFHGDHNEKNDGVFQEVLPGESYTYDFIAEPAGVFMYHCHVMPVSAHVRNGLYGAFIVDPKEGVEPAREYVLVKGEYDLEDQETWTPDYVFFNGYADQYWSNPLPAKTNELVRLYYVDMGAIPAYGFHIHGTIFDTIISGIWENKPVKTQTWEVGPGNAAIFEAKWKEPGRYLFHLHGVPEEKGTMSYFDVQDASPNAVDGVDIAKTKSIYMWDWQKQILSNLQQSDTNAKITKTASVSSGHEQHSVLSQIPSESQIVETTLCDIEKGSAVKSSNKSFYPQITQIKSGDTVSWTNSDISVHTVTSSNDLFDSGMMMPGDTFEQKFEDVGLFEYYCMLHPWMTGTIKSV, from the coding sequence ATGATACATCTCGTGGACAGAACCATTGTCATGGTGATTGCAGTTGTATGCTTTGGTGTTGCACTTGGTATAGTTTTTCTAGGAATAGACACTCCTTTACAGTCATTTGGAGAAAATCCATCTGTCCACAATCTCCCCACAACACGAACATTCACTGTTATTGCTCAAGATACTACACTTGAGATTGCACCTGGAGTCAGAGTTGAAGCTTGGACTTACAACGGTACAATTCCAGGTCCCACACTTAGAGCAACAGAGGGTGATAGAGTGATTATCAATTTTATCAATAATGGAAAATTACCACATACTATGCATTTTCATGGAGATCATAATGAAAAAAATGATGGTGTATTCCAAGAAGTTCTTCCAGGGGAATCGTACACTTATGATTTCATTGCAGAACCTGCTGGAGTTTTCATGTATCACTGTCATGTAATGCCAGTTTCTGCACATGTAAGAAATGGATTGTATGGTGCATTCATCGTTGATCCAAAAGAGGGAGTAGAACCTGCAAGAGAATATGTTCTAGTCAAAGGTGAATACGATTTGGAAGATCAAGAGACTTGGACACCAGATTATGTCTTCTTTAATGGATATGCTGATCAGTATTGGTCTAATCCATTGCCTGCAAAGACAAACGAACTAGTTCGATTATACTATGTGGATATGGGTGCAATTCCAGCATATGGATTTCATATTCATGGAACTATCTTTGACACAATAATTTCTGGAATTTGGGAAAATAAGCCAGTCAAAACTCAAACATGGGAAGTAGGACCAGGAAACGCTGCAATATTTGAGGCAAAATGGAAAGAGCCTGGAAGGTATCTGTTCCATTTGCATGGAGTTCCTGAAGAAAAGGGAACAATGTCATATTTTGACGTGCAGGATGCATCACCCAATGCTGTAGATGGGGTGGACATTGCAAAAACCAAATCAATTTACATGTGGGATTGGCAAAAACAGATTCTTTCTAACTTACAGCAATCTGATACAAATGCAAAAATTACAAAAACAGCTTCTGTTTCATCAGGACACGAACAACACAGTGTTCTCTCGCAAATACCATCAGAATCTCAAATAGTTGAGACTACTCTTTGTGATATTGAAAAAGGATCTGCTGTAAAATCTTCAAACAAATCATTCTACCCGCAAATAACTCAGATCAAATCTGGAGATACAGTTTCATGGACTAACAGTGACATTTCAGTTCATACCGTTACAAGTAGCAATGACCTCTTTGATTCTGGAATGATGATGCCAGGTGATACATTTGAGCAAAAATTTGAAGATGTAGGACTCTTTGAATATTATTGCATGCTCCATCCATGGATGACTGGAACCATTAAATCAGTTTGA
- a CDS encoding hypothetical protein (hypothetical protein Nmar_0203) encodes MVILGILISIFGKMYVKSKAQLPLGMIVVASMLFLHNVIGGFAYFSMDDIFSHEIFPYMLGVGIAELAGLLIFLKITLE; translated from the coding sequence ATGGTAATACTTGGAATTCTGATTTCTATATTTGGAAAAATGTATGTTAAATCAAAGGCACAGCTTCCTTTAGGCATGATTGTTGTCGCAAGCATGTTATTTCTTCATAATGTAATTGGTGGTTTTGCATACTTTTCTATGGACGATATTTTTTCACATGAAATATTCCCATACATGTTAGGTGTTGGAATTGCTGAACTTGCAGGATTGTTAATATTCCTAAAAATTACTTTGGAATAA
- a CDS encoding HxlR family transcription regulator has product METEFEKEARTRNHVVCQADEIWSILGKTWALLILKKLSESKSTRFNEIKKAIPMISNTVLSERLRDLEEHGLIVKKIYAQVPIRVEYSITKQTQDLGKILKQLDKWVEQRKKEKLTKKR; this is encoded by the coding sequence ATGGAAACAGAATTTGAGAAAGAGGCAAGGACTCGTAATCATGTAGTATGTCAGGCTGATGAAATATGGAGCATTCTTGGAAAGACTTGGGCTCTATTGATTTTGAAAAAACTTTCAGAAAGCAAATCTACACGATTCAATGAAATAAAAAAAGCCATACCGATGATAAGTAATACCGTATTATCTGAGAGATTACGTGATCTTGAAGAGCATGGGTTAATTGTAAAAAAAATTTATGCTCAAGTACCTATACGTGTTGAATACAGTATAACAAAACAGACACAAGATCTTGGAAAAATTCTAAAACAGCTTGATAAGTGGGTTGAACAAAGAAAAAAAGAAAAACTCACAAAGAAACGATGA
- a CDS encoding hypothetical protein (hypothetical protein Nmar_1329) yields MYSKILLIIFLSISISLVSAQTSQFILSAKIPDTFYEGDIPKITGKVLDQSHKPVSDAKVQIQYPTEIVETTSKGDGSFDISPTKPMSLGLAHGTSIIISKNGFTMGFFPIEYSVIEKPQLSPVVIPENTALNQTIINNTNSSITDLSQLQQELLSTILKEQNNTNEKNDDLSTQRIIAQKSLDQDIAKSEKEFEKYNPFNVFSRFVENFDDSIRNIFLGQFAVTQKQHEEGQKALNEALNSGQSSQMAMNAFNDKAKISRDTIIELNNNINHDYKPINRSENTTKLK; encoded by the coding sequence TTGTATTCAAAAATTCTTTTAATCATATTTCTTTCCATATCTATTTCTCTTGTTTCAGCTCAAACATCTCAGTTTATTTTGTCTGCCAAAATTCCAGATACATTTTATGAAGGAGATATTCCAAAGATTACTGGTAAAGTACTTGATCAATCACACAAACCAGTTTCAGATGCTAAAGTACAAATTCAATACCCAACAGAAATAGTTGAAACTACAAGTAAAGGTGACGGCTCATTTGACATCTCTCCTACAAAACCTATGAGCTTAGGCTTGGCACATGGAACTAGTATAATAATTTCAAAAAATGGTTTTACAATGGGTTTTTTTCCAATAGAATACTCTGTTATTGAAAAACCACAATTATCTCCTGTTGTAATCCCTGAAAATACTGCATTAAATCAAACTATAATTAATAATACAAATAGTTCCATTACAGACCTCTCACAATTGCAACAAGAACTATTATCAACAATATTAAAAGAACAGAATAACACTAATGAAAAAAATGATGATCTAAGTACGCAAAGAATTATTGCACAAAAATCTCTAGATCAAGATATTGCTAAATCAGAAAAGGAGTTTGAAAAATATAATCCATTTAATGTATTTTCTCGTTTTGTAGAAAATTTTGATGATTCAATAAGAAATATTTTCTTGGGACAATTTGCTGTTACTCAAAAACAGCATGAAGAGGGACAAAAGGCACTAAATGAAGCATTAAACAGCGGTCAAAGCTCTCAGATGGCAATGAATGCATTCAATGACAAAGCTAAAATTTCACGTGATACAATAATTGAACTTAACAATAACATTAATCATGACTATAAGCCGATAAATCGTTCAGAAAACACTACTAAATTAAAATGA
- a CDS encoding hypothetical protein (hypothetical protein Nmar_0199) has protein sequence MTEYSTTEKMILVQYAIKKYENEETVIEKLKTILPEKDIQRNIDTLIGTQKVRRIGPEILQNNESHTELPDLPDALKPVIDNL, from the coding sequence ATGACTGAATACTCTACTACTGAAAAAATGATACTTGTACAATATGCAATCAAAAAATATGAAAATGAGGAAACAGTAATTGAAAAGTTAAAGACGATATTGCCAGAAAAAGACATTCAAAGAAATATTGATACTCTGATTGGAACCCAAAAAGTTCGAAGAATAGGACCTGAAATACTTCAAAATAATGAAAGTCACACTGAACTTCCTGATCTACCTGATGCTCTAAAGCCAGTAATTGATAACCTCTAG
- a CDS encoding Pirin-related protein, which translates to MKQNTTNQNLVKNTTKTRSVLQVTNAKTTLEGEGFVVHRAFPNGSLREVDPFLLLDEMGPIEISAGEAKGAPDHPHRGFETVTYMIDGVFEHKDSQGHSGKIKAGDIQWMTAGSGVIHSEMPEKEFSEKGGTLHGFQLWVNLPKKDKMMNPRYQDLPANKIPIVQNDGVKVKVIAGESMGEKAIIDTRTPIMYLHFTIQPNAQVTQTIPQNYNAFAYVINGEGLFGDKQISAHKEHIVLFEQDGDEITIKASNEISTPLNVLLIAGIPLGEPVARYGPFVMNTEDEIKQAILDYNTGKMGKIDF; encoded by the coding sequence GTGAAACAAAACACAACAAATCAAAATCTAGTAAAAAACACAACAAAGACTCGTTCAGTATTGCAAGTTACTAATGCAAAAACAACATTAGAAGGTGAGGGATTTGTGGTACACAGAGCATTCCCAAATGGTAGTCTTCGAGAAGTTGATCCGTTTCTTTTGTTAGATGAGATGGGTCCAATTGAAATATCTGCTGGAGAAGCTAAAGGTGCACCAGATCATCCGCATAGGGGATTTGAAACTGTTACATACATGATTGATGGCGTATTTGAACACAAAGACTCGCAAGGACATTCTGGAAAAATCAAAGCAGGTGACATTCAATGGATGACAGCAGGTTCTGGTGTAATTCATTCAGAGATGCCAGAAAAAGAATTTTCAGAGAAAGGTGGAACATTACATGGATTTCAGTTATGGGTAAACTTGCCAAAAAAAGACAAGATGATGAATCCACGTTATCAGGATTTACCAGCAAACAAAATTCCAATTGTACAAAATGATGGTGTCAAGGTTAAAGTAATTGCAGGAGAATCAATGGGAGAAAAAGCAATCATTGATACAAGAACTCCTATAATGTATCTTCATTTTACTATACAACCTAATGCACAAGTAACACAAACTATTCCTCAAAACTATAATGCATTTGCATATGTCATAAATGGAGAAGGATTATTTGGAGATAAACAAATTTCTGCTCACAAAGAGCATATTGTTTTATTTGAACAAGATGGAGATGAGATAACAATCAAAGCCTCAAATGAAATATCCACACCATTGAATGTACTCTTAATTGCAGGTATTCCTCTAGGCGAACCTGTTGCTCGTTATGGTCCATTTGTAATGAATACCGAAGATGAAATAAAACAAGCCATACTAGATTACAATACTGGGAAGATGGGTAAAATTGATTTTTAA
- a CDS encoding radical SAM domain-containing protein — protein sequence MMLNYDAPLYRPPSEARSLIFQVTLGCSFNECSFCDMYRSKQYSERPWDEVKLEIDLMAKQLPDTRKIFLADGDALNLDSEYIVKIVKYLYEKFPNLERISCYAMPMNILKKSSEELKKMHDAGLDMLYLGIESGSDIVLKKVTKGAIAKTIIKSVNKAKEAGYIMSCMIILGLGGRTYSKEHIKGTAEVISACSPHYVGALTLYLENGIKQEFLDKFAEPFIKINDDESLEELYDLISKIETKDEIIFRANHGSNAYTIKGTFPQDKQQMLEKIEWMKQHPEIMRPEGLRGF from the coding sequence ATGATGCTAAACTATGATGCTCCGTTGTATAGACCTCCTTCTGAAGCGAGATCATTGATTTTTCAAGTTACATTAGGATGCTCCTTTAACGAGTGTTCTTTCTGTGACATGTATAGATCAAAACAGTATTCAGAAAGACCATGGGATGAGGTAAAATTAGAAATTGATTTGATGGCAAAACAATTGCCAGATACAAGAAAAATATTTCTGGCAGATGGGGACGCATTAAATCTCGATTCAGAATACATTGTAAAAATTGTAAAATATCTCTATGAGAAATTTCCAAATCTTGAAAGAATCTCTTGTTATGCAATGCCCATGAATATTTTGAAAAAAAGTTCTGAGGAATTAAAGAAGATGCATGATGCCGGATTAGATATGCTTTACTTGGGAATTGAAAGTGGATCAGACATCGTTTTAAAAAAAGTAACAAAGGGTGCAATTGCAAAAACAATCATCAAATCAGTTAACAAAGCAAAGGAGGCAGGATACATTATGTCTTGTATGATAATTTTAGGACTGGGGGGAAGAACATATTCTAAAGAGCATATTAAAGGAACTGCAGAAGTAATTAGTGCTTGTTCCCCACATTATGTAGGAGCATTGACTTTGTATTTAGAAAATGGAATTAAACAAGAATTTTTAGATAAATTTGCTGAACCATTTATCAAAATAAATGATGATGAATCTCTTGAGGAATTATATGATTTAATCAGTAAGATAGAAACAAAAGACGAGATAATTTTTAGAGCAAATCATGGTTCTAATGCTTATACAATCAAAGGAACATTTCCTCAAGACAAGCAACAAATGTTAGAGAAAATAGAATGGATGAAACAACATCCGGAAATTATGCGTCCTGAAGGATTACGCGGATTTTAA
- a CDS encoding hypothetical protein (hypothetical protein CENSYa_1821): MILEKELPIEPKKKTETMSFRLDSHVLDKIRKESESQGISLNVLANKIFSRYTEWGLFESKVGMIPVAKPIVQMLFQKMTEEETIKMAKKVGQKTVSNISTFMKGTMDVDSFVSWFVTRMKISDFEMNHTVKNNIHTYIIKHDLGYNWSLYHKTVLQLIFNDILSTKIDSEINDSMMKIVFEK, encoded by the coding sequence ATGATTTTAGAAAAAGAATTGCCTATAGAACCAAAAAAGAAAACAGAAACAATGTCATTTAGACTAGATAGTCATGTTTTAGATAAAATTAGAAAAGAATCTGAATCTCAGGGGATAAGCTTGAATGTTTTAGCTAACAAGATTTTCTCAAGATACACAGAATGGGGTTTATTTGAATCAAAAGTAGGAATGATTCCAGTTGCAAAGCCAATTGTGCAGATGCTTTTCCAAAAAATGACTGAAGAAGAGACCATTAAAATGGCTAAAAAAGTTGGGCAAAAGACAGTATCTAACATTAGTACATTCATGAAAGGAACAATGGATGTAGATTCATTTGTATCGTGGTTTGTAACAAGAATGAAAATTTCAGACTTTGAGATGAATCATACTGTTAAAAACAACATACATACGTACATCATTAAACATGATTTAGGATACAACTGGTCTTTGTATCACAAGACAGTATTACAGTTAATTTTCAACGATATTTTAAGTACAAAAATTGATTCGGAAATAAATGACAGTATGATGAAGATTGTTTTTGAAAAATAA
- a CDS encoding high-affinity nickel-transporter, whose protein sequence is MLEEIFEQIGTFTPAIIAGFGLTLGIQHAFEADHIAAVCTQITNSNTIQSKKQLVKSSLTKSSLLGAVWGAGHTTALILVGLLVYGFTFSIQKEVFSGFEFLVGIMLIFLAITRITNTNILKIKHRHPHMHKDGSIHFDVHNHEDKNHSHNHKSYLIGMIHGLAGSGTLIVMLSGAIHSFSTTLMFIGIFGIGSIIGMSLVGGLIGIPIGLSNNIKAKKIISYMTGSFSFVLGVIIIYQIGIIENLFRF, encoded by the coding sequence TTGTTAGAAGAAATCTTTGAACAAATTGGAACATTTACTCCTGCAATCATTGCTGGATTTGGATTGACTCTTGGAATTCAACATGCTTTTGAAGCAGATCATATTGCTGCAGTATGTACTCAGATCACAAATTCTAACACAATTCAATCAAAAAAACAACTTGTCAAATCGAGCTTAACAAAATCATCTTTACTTGGAGCAGTTTGGGGAGCTGGACATACAACCGCTTTGATTCTAGTGGGATTGCTAGTTTATGGATTTACATTTAGCATTCAAAAAGAAGTTTTTTCTGGATTTGAGTTTTTAGTTGGAATCATGTTGATTTTCTTGGCAATTACAAGAATCACCAATACGAATATTCTAAAAATTAAACATAGACATCCTCACATGCATAAGGATGGATCAATTCATTTTGATGTACATAATCACGAAGACAAGAATCACTCACATAATCACAAATCATATCTTATTGGAATGATTCATGGACTTGCTGGTAGTGGAACTTTAATTGTTATGTTGTCTGGAGCAATTCATAGTTTTTCAACAACATTGATGTTTATTGGAATATTTGGTATAGGCTCAATTATTGGCATGTCGTTAGTTGGAGGGTTGATAGGTATTCCAATTGGTTTATCAAATAACATAAAGGCTAAAAAAATAATTAGCTACATGACAGGTTCTTTTAGCTTTGTATTGGGCGTGATAATTATATATCAAATTGGAATTATAGAAAATTTATTTAGATTTTAA
- a CDS encoding AsnC family transcription regulator, producing MPFQPDEIDIAIIESLLKDGRKSFRQISREIKVSTPTVQARYERLVNVGLIKSVSPIIDLGMLENKTEKRIEKIKSKSMKKHDVKITKNMILKMNCDLCKGPISDKPHILKIANFERFFCCTSCRSLYKEKYKGRIDALNQKK from the coding sequence ATGCCATTTCAGCCAGATGAAATAGATATTGCAATAATTGAATCCCTTTTAAAAGACGGAAGAAAATCATTTCGACAGATTTCTCGTGAGATTAAGGTTAGTACACCTACTGTTCAGGCCAGATATGAAAGATTAGTCAATGTTGGTCTAATAAAATCAGTATCTCCAATAATTGATTTAGGAATGCTAGAAAATAAAACAGAAAAACGTATTGAGAAAATAAAGTCAAAATCAATGAAAAAACATGATGTAAAAATAACTAAAAATATGATTTTAAAAATGAATTGTGATTTGTGTAAAGGTCCTATCTCCGACAAGCCACATATACTTAAAATAGCAAATTTTGAAAGATTCTTTTGCTGTACTTCATGCAGATCACTGTATAAAGAAAAATACAAAGGAAGAATTGATGCGCTAAATCAAAAAAAATGA
- a CDS encoding NADPH-dependent FMN reductase, which yields MIPKILAFAGSTRTESFNKRLVKVAAAGAKEAGADVTIIDLRDYPMPLYDEDLEKKEGLPSSTCKLKELMVSHHGFLISSPEYNSSISGVLKNTIDWTSRQGDDESPMSCFKDKVAGIMSASPGGLGGLRGLVHVRAILENMGVLVIPTQVAISKAHEAFNLDGTIKDQKQEQQVKKIGTNLAQMLLKLNN from the coding sequence ATGATTCCAAAAATACTTGCATTTGCAGGTAGCACTAGAACTGAATCATTTAACAAAAGACTAGTCAAGGTAGCAGCTGCTGGAGCAAAAGAAGCAGGTGCAGATGTAACAATAATTGATCTTCGTGATTACCCGATGCCACTTTATGATGAAGATTTAGAAAAAAAAGAGGGATTGCCATCTAGTACATGTAAACTAAAAGAATTGATGGTATCTCATCATGGATTTCTAATATCGTCTCCAGAATACAACAGCTCAATTTCTGGTGTTCTCAAAAATACAATTGATTGGACATCAAGACAAGGTGATGACGAGTCACCCATGTCTTGTTTTAAAGATAAAGTGGCAGGAATCATGAGTGCATCTCCTGGTGGATTGGGAGGACTGCGAGGATTGGTTCATGTTCGTGCAATTCTTGAAAACATGGGAGTACTTGTAATTCCAACTCAAGTGGCAATATCAAAAGCTCATGAAGCCTTCAATTTGGATGGAACTATAAAAGATCAAAAACAAGAACAGCAAGTAAAAAAGATTGGTACTAATCTAGCTCAAATGTTATTGAAACTGAATAATTAA
- a CDS encoding hypothetical protein (hypothetical protein AnaeK_1617) — protein MNTPRSVIVKTMVTTKDVESVFEFLINVKNWESGGALKNVQKTSDDFWLCDSPFGQAKIKLRSNEKFGILDHDFFVDGGKWTVSCRVTPNESGSTVSWLFIRPESMTQEQFEEQLKNFDTEIIGWKKSLEL, from the coding sequence ATGAATACACCAAGATCAGTAATTGTAAAAACAATGGTAACAACAAAAGATGTTGAAAGTGTTTTTGAATTTTTAATAAATGTAAAAAATTGGGAATCTGGTGGTGCCTTAAAGAACGTGCAAAAAACTAGTGATGATTTTTGGTTATGTGATTCGCCTTTTGGACAAGCAAAGATAAAGTTAAGATCTAATGAAAAATTTGGAATTTTAGATCATGATTTTTTTGTAGACGGTGGAAAATGGACTGTTTCGTGCAGAGTTACTCCTAACGAAAGTGGTTCTACTGTATCTTGGTTATTTATTAGACCTGAATCTATGACCCAGGAACAATTTGAAGAACAGTTGAAGAATTTTGATACTGAAATTATAGGTTGGAAAAAGTCCTTAGAACTATAA
- a CDS encoding cytochrome c biogenesis protein transmembrane region: MYSQIIVKKYLIFVVFVLFSLVFLGGIFAITNETAIGAGNELSYPSWLVIAYLAGLSMIILPCTLPLVFIIVPLSMGKTAKKGLSMALLFGAGLTITISFYGFGIGALGQTADLDQISIYMFLIAGVAAFLFGLSQLKLFELKLPTYSGTPKFIQNRGDYSKSFFMGLLLGNAGVGCPNPMFYWLLIYIAGTGNVEIGASLGAVHGVGRAIPLILLSVLAIIGINATKGITTKKITIEKLTGWMLIVIGSFLIINGIPGGHEWYESTFVHIAWNNLVSTTLLPPEFHISQHIHHYDVQMPQEFAPILFGSLILFPIIWYFTRKKMISP; encoded by the coding sequence ATGTACAGCCAAATTATCGTAAAAAAATATCTTATTTTTGTCGTGTTTGTGCTCTTTTCACTAGTTTTTCTTGGAGGTATATTTGCAATTACAAATGAAACTGCAATAGGTGCTGGAAATGAACTGTCATATCCTTCTTGGTTAGTAATTGCCTATCTTGCGGGTTTATCCATGATAATCCTTCCATGTACTCTTCCACTCGTATTCATTATAGTTCCTCTTAGTATGGGCAAGACTGCAAAAAAAGGCCTAAGCATGGCCCTCTTGTTTGGTGCTGGTCTTACTATAACAATTTCATTTTATGGATTTGGGATTGGTGCTCTTGGTCAGACAGCAGATCTGGATCAAATCTCAATCTACATGTTTTTGATTGCAGGCGTTGCTGCATTTCTTTTTGGATTATCACAACTAAAATTATTTGAATTAAAACTTCCAACATATTCTGGTACTCCAAAATTTATTCAGAATCGCGGTGATTACTCAAAGTCATTTTTTATGGGATTGCTCTTAGGAAATGCTGGAGTTGGTTGCCCAAACCCAATGTTTTACTGGTTACTGATCTACATTGCTGGAACTGGTAATGTGGAAATTGGTGCAAGTCTTGGTGCAGTACATGGTGTGGGACGCGCAATTCCGTTAATCCTCTTATCTGTATTGGCAATAATTGGAATAAATGCTACAAAAGGAATTACTACAAAGAAAATTACCATTGAGAAACTTACAGGATGGATGCTGATAGTAATAGGATCATTTTTAATTATTAATGGAATTCCTGGAGGTCATGAATGGTATGAATCAACATTTGTTCATATTGCATGGAATAATTTAGTTTCAACTACTTTACTTCCACCAGAATTTCATATCAGTCAACATATTCATCATTATGATGTTCAAATGCCACAAGAATTTGCTCCAATTTTATTTGGCAGTCTAATTCTTTTTCCAATCATATGGTATTTTACTCGTAAAAAGATGATATCACCATGA
- a CDS encoding ArsR family transcription regulator produces the protein MTIDPDSKRLLWFIFAGSRGGLNRLRIISILKKTPLNINQIAKEMGLDYKAIQHHIKVLEKNNMITKIGEKYSIMYFISTFLELNMETLEEIERKLDKSK, from the coding sequence ATGACAATTGATCCAGATTCAAAACGACTACTTTGGTTTATTTTTGCAGGCTCAAGAGGTGGATTGAATCGACTCAGAATAATATCCATTCTCAAAAAAACTCCTCTTAACATAAATCAGATAGCAAAGGAAATGGGCCTTGATTACAAGGCTATTCAGCATCACATTAAAGTTCTTGAAAAAAACAATATGATCACAAAAATTGGAGAAAAGTACAGTATTATGTATTTTATATCCACATTTTTGGAACTAAACATGGAGACACTTGAAGAAATTGAAAGAAAACTGGATAAAAGTAAATAA
- a CDS encoding hypothetical protein (hypothetical protein Nmar_1002), which produces MIPNLEQSSIFYTFCNKMCSEQKIRFCGVINSMGRLIAGNFKDGIQPLDNDQQRQMLYMQSKLELSMKSDFNDNLGNVNYVLTYRDNVVIINIPLKNQPYHVLISAERITDVKKIVDDAMKLFDENSTILNKIRHQNTNTILES; this is translated from the coding sequence ATGATACCAAATTTGGAACAATCTAGTATTTTTTATACATTTTGTAATAAAATGTGTAGCGAACAGAAAATAAGATTTTGTGGTGTAATAAATTCAATGGGACGACTTATTGCAGGAAATTTCAAAGATGGTATACAACCTCTTGATAATGATCAGCAAAGACAAATGTTGTACATGCAATCTAAATTAGAATTATCTATGAAAAGTGATTTTAATGATAACCTTGGAAATGTAAATTACGTTCTAACCTATAGGGATAATGTAGTGATTATCAATATTCCATTAAAAAATCAGCCATATCATGTCTTGATATCTGCAGAAAGAATAACTGATGTAAAAAAAATCGTAGATGATGCAATGAAGCTATTTGACGAAAATAGTACAATTTTAAATAAAATTAGGCACCAAAATACCAATACAATCCTAGAATCATAA
- a CDS encoding Molecular chaperone (small heat shock protein), translated as MWFDDQFEKTFRRLSNRFFNSGDIFENPIGSQVQTYGPYYYGYEMTLGSDGKPLVREWGNVRPTNALTDNSIREPYVDETVDEKNGILKLVTEMPGIEKSDIQVNVADNTISISAKHGDRKYGTNVPLKYKVDDNSVKAKYLNGILELTLKLAEEKQKGKLVSVE; from the coding sequence ATGTGGTTTGATGACCAATTTGAAAAGACATTTCGAAGATTGTCCAACCGCTTTTTTAATTCAGGTGACATCTTTGAAAATCCAATAGGAAGCCAAGTTCAGACCTATGGACCATATTATTATGGTTATGAGATGACACTTGGTTCTGATGGAAAACCACTCGTAAGAGAGTGGGGAAATGTAAGGCCAACAAATGCACTTACAGATAACAGTATCAGAGAACCATACGTTGATGAGACTGTTGATGAAAAAAATGGTATTCTCAAACTTGTTACTGAGATGCCTGGAATTGAAAAATCTGACATCCAAGTAAATGTGGCAGATAATACAATATCAATATCTGCAAAACACGGAGATCGAAAGTATGGCACAAACGTTCCTCTGAAATACAAAGTGGATGACAACTCTGTGAAAGCAAAGTATCTCAACGGAATATTGGAGCTGACATTAAAGCTTGCAGAAGAGAAACAAAAAGGCAAGCTGGTGTCAGTTGAATAA